The Alnus glutinosa chromosome 3, dhAlnGlut1.1, whole genome shotgun sequence nucleotide sequence CTTTtatgccttttgtggtgtctttgaagggaaataaattatacaaattttgaGGAGCGCGAGAGGACGGTGGTGGAACTTaagtctttcttcttcaatactCTTTACCTTTGGACAACTATGTTTGTCTATCTAATTTGCTTAgtattcataatattttttttttaataatgttccTATTTCTAGCTCGGTATTTCTCTTGTGTGCTTCCTGTGGACTTGAGTTGTTCTTTTTCGCTTTTTAATAATACttcgattatatatatatagcaaaagcCAAAAATTCATACCCCTGGTTATGGTTATATATCCCATTTATTTCAGTGGCTCCACTCAGGATCATGACTTTGCATCTTGAAATGGTATGAAATAATTACGCAAGCATGAGCTGTTTCTGTATTGGTACCTTTAACATTGTGTCCCTTGATGAGTTGGTATTGCCAAAAGCATTGCAACTTGGTTTTCTTGCAAACATAATGCTCATTTTGCCAATTTGGAAGCAGTCGCTATTATTTGCTTGAAAATGTATGTTTTGCTAGTTTTACCCAACTATTGGTCAATGCCTGGAAGTTTGCATTTAGAGCTTCCggttctttcttgttttgtgaATCATCTTTAGGATCTTGGTTTTCTGTTGAAGCCGAATGAGAATTCTAGAATATCTTTACTCAACTAATAGGGCTGTAGTTAGTAAATCTGGATGTAGAGCTTTCCATCTGTTAGAGTATATTGTAGACTTTTGCAGACTATTCTGGTCTTAGATACCAAGACAATGTAGAACAAAAGGATTACCTAATTTCAGAAACCAAACCATCTCCCCCgtccccccaccaaaaaaataaaataaagacttaGCTGATGAGCCGGTTGGTTTGAGAAGGGGTGAGAATATAGGCATTTCTTTTCAAACCAATCTACTCATCAGGTAAGTCTTTTGTTTAAAAGACTATAGGCTTGCCGCATCTCTAGACTCATGTATATTGTAGAGTTCAATGAGCGTTTAAAGTTTTCTAGTGGTCACACTATCTAAGAACTACCTATGTCTCTCCATTTTCAATCTCTAAGAATTATTTATCTTATTGACATTGTATTCTCTTCATTGGGTTGTGTTATTGCCTTGCGAATATCTAAGTAAGAAGAATTGAAGGAATAATCTAGGTAGAACTTTAGAGTGGAGGAATGGCCTGAAAGCAGGTGTTCCATGTGATCCAGGAGCAACATACTTCAAAATACGTATACTCTAGCTTTATTACTGCAGCTGGGTTACTAATTGGATTTGATATGAGTGCCTTTTTTCCTCAACTTTTTATGGTAGGCTTATTGCCCtttgcacttttaatgatatttcgattacttataggaaaaaaaaaaaattatgggcaTACCGAGGAGCAACATTTTCAAATATGGTATACTCGAACATTACTACTTCAGCTAATTACTCAGAGGATTTGATTTCGGtgttttttatattgttttatgGGTGTACTAACAAGAGAAGGGTAAAATTCACCTTGGGGTTGAGATATACTGTTATTAAGGTTTTAGAGTTTTATTGTGTATTTGATTTGACAGGAGCACGTGAGTTTGTGAGAGCAACTCGGAAAACTGGACCTGATGATCTATTGAACTCTGCAATTGCGGGCTTCGGTACTGGTGCTCTGCTTGGGCGTATTCAAGGTTAAAATTCcatgaatctctctctctctctctctctctctctctctctccctcccaaCTCTTGGTGTGTGGGTGGGTgtgtatatatgtttatatatattgttctttGTCAAACTGCTGTGGGAACAATCATCTGCTTGTTGTAAACAGGATCAAACATTGAACAATTCTTGTTGCTTTTGTCTAATGTGTGTTACATAACAAATTTGCCTTGCAATATCTAAGTTGTTAGCCTGGAATtctatttcatatttttctgtattttaaAACTAGTAGAGATGAATGAACTGAATTTGAGCTTTAAGTAGTCGTCTACATGGGACAGGAAAATCCAATAATTCTGTGGAAACTTAAATTGAGCTAGAACATCGTCATTGGAATTGAAACTTTGTCCAGATGGTTGTCTTGTAAAGCATTGTCAAATGGTTAATGTGTGTTTATGGAGAGGATGCTAGGGGCGTGGGATAGAGGGCTGGGGGGAGGGGACATTGTAGTGAATGGTGATGTGCAGGTACATCGACCATGGTGCACTCAAGCACTAAGGAGGCTATTGATTTTaggggaaaaatattttttggcccCCAAACTCGACTCCTTTTTTCATTTATGCCTCCAAATGACCAAGTATGACACTTAAGACACGTCAAAGCACCATTGTTTGTCAAAAAAGCTCCTCTGTCAGGATCGGGCGTTAAAATGAATGGAAAAGTGGTCACTGTTACCCTTTACTGCTTTTTTCCCACTCAAGTAAGTTGGTTTTTTCTTTGGCATGTTAGGTGGTCATTTAGGTGCTTACCGTTACTCGATCATCTTTGCTATTGCTGGGACAGCAGCGGATTTTGCAACGCTTAGACTAAGCCCTCTCGTGAGAAGTTACTGTGAATCTATATTTGGGAATAACGGGAGTTCACAGAAGGGTGATTGGTTGAAATTGCCAGAGTGGTCCCCTATCCGAGTGCTTGATGAGGAAGCTGTTGCTGCAAAACAAGCCCGGGAACAACAGCTCTATGCACAAAGGGTGGAACTCGGCAAATTGAGCAAAGAAGAATCTTGAGAACATCTTGTTTTTTGTGCTTGTTTCTCCAGCTCATTGGAAATGGCGTCAGTAGACAGTTTTGACGAAGTTGGTTTGTTTATCTCAGCAATTTCCCATTCAATTGATGATCTTGCAGCAAGTCCTATCTAAATTTGTCCTAGTAATGTTCTTGGAATGCAAAGGAGATCATCAGATGTGTATACTAAAACAATTCAGAAAATTTCCTGGCAAATAAATGGTCGAAATAATTTTTTCTCATTcctggaatatgccattttgaAGGCAATTAATTCTGATAGTGAAATTGTGCTTTTGCAGCTTTGAatataatgttagaaattatatttttatttcacaattatcttaatttttattttacatttaatatTGATGTAGCAGTCACAACTAATTTTGGTTGCCTAGGTCATTCCAGCAACAACTATCCCTTGCCCCTGGGGTGGGGGGTAGCTCCCCCGGCCTTCTTCCTCCTTTAGCGAGGCAGGGGTAGCTGTGTCACCCTTGCCTTGTGGGATGAGGTTCGGTAGCTAAGCTGCCCCtccctttattttttagattttaattttttaaatttaatctttttagtatttattttttaataaataaataattactatTTCAATATGA carries:
- the LOC133864022 gene encoding uncharacterized protein LOC133864022 is translated as MASEESKPLEGEASSSSLSSDSWKERIFIPTLLAGIVGGGAGLMSRHRKVHGLKNISATYATNLAIVTGCYCGAREFVRATRKTGPDDLLNSAIAGFGTGALLGRIQGGHLGAYRYSIIFAIAGTAADFATLRLSPLVRSYCESIFGNNGSSQKGDWLKLPEWSPIRVLDEEAVAAKQAREQQLYAQRVELGKLSKEES